A single region of the Acidobacteriota bacterium genome encodes:
- a CDS encoding glycosyltransferase family 1 protein encodes MSRRPPDLEGVRVGIDARSLRIGPAGIATYVRNLMARIPWLEPLEDPRPSNNLLWNHSRPLWAQWRRKWHIYHAPTYTLPLLNFCKVVLMVADISYLVRDEWYPYANDPLRRRYYRASLFRAHRILVPSDFTAGELVRLFPALKERIRRVYLGVSPDFRPRPRLGEQVRKRLDLPRRFVLHVGDIHPRRNLDALAEACRSLQLPLVLVGKVLRGGEGLVGHSRHLSDLSLQDLVGVYNAASAMGYPSSYEGFGFPMVEAMACGLPVVASNRSCLPEVAGEGALLVDPVPRDLAQALGQVLDEPSKWMERGRRNAARFTWDNTARQTLQVYRELIGSSRPDLRGAK; translated from the coding sequence TCGCTGCGCATCGGTCCCGCCGGAATCGCCACTTACGTGCGCAACCTGATGGCCCGCATCCCTTGGCTAGAGCCTCTCGAGGATCCGCGCCCCTCCAACAACCTGCTGTGGAACCACAGCCGTCCTCTGTGGGCCCAATGGAGGCGCAAATGGCATATCTACCATGCTCCCACCTACACGCTTCCCCTGCTCAATTTCTGCAAAGTCGTGTTGATGGTGGCCGACATTTCCTACCTGGTTCGCGACGAGTGGTATCCCTACGCCAACGATCCGCTGCGGCGCCGCTATTATCGGGCCTCCCTCTTCCGCGCCCATCGCATCCTGGTGCCCTCTGACTTCACGGCCGGCGAGTTGGTGAGGCTCTTTCCCGCCTTGAAAGAGCGCATCCGGCGCGTCTACCTGGGCGTTTCGCCCGATTTCCGCCCTCGCCCCCGCCTGGGCGAGCAGGTGCGCAAGCGGCTCGATCTGCCCCGGCGTTTCGTGCTCCACGTGGGAGACATTCATCCCCGGCGCAATCTTGACGCCCTGGCCGAGGCTTGCCGCAGCCTGCAACTGCCCTTGGTGCTGGTGGGCAAGGTCCTGCGCGGAGGAGAGGGTCTGGTGGGCCACTCGCGCCATCTGAGCGATCTTTCCCTGCAAGACCTGGTGGGTGTCTACAATGCCGCCTCGGCTATGGGCTACCCTTCCAGCTACGAGGGATTCGGCTTTCCCATGGTCGAGGCCATGGCCTGCGGACTGCCGGTGGTGGCCTCCAACCGCTCCTGTCTTCCCGAGGTGGCGGGGGAGGGCGCTCTCCTCGTCGATCCCGTTCCCCGCGACTTGGCCCAGGCTCTGGGACAGGTGCTGGACGAGCCTTCGAAATGGATGGAGAGGGGCCGCCGCAACGCGGCCCGCTTCACCTGGGACAATACCGCCCGCCAGACGCTGCAGGTCTACCGGGAACTCATCGGAAGTTCGAGGCCCGATTTGCGAGGTGCGAAGTAG
- a CDS encoding glycosyltransferase family 2 protein: MKRLAVIIVNHNSTDYLRRCLDSLRRQGGEPSFQTVVVDNASRDQDFSQLRKEHPRVRFLLNADNRGFSAACNQGVEVCQSRFCLFLNPDCEVEQDALRHLCDFLQSHPEAGIVGGRVLNPDGTLQLACRRSIPRPRVALFRVLGLSRLFPKSRLFGAYNLTYLDEKQPARVEAVSGSFLAFRRRLYREAGPMDEDFFLYGEDLDFCYRAAQAGWQVHYIPQAVAIHHKQKSASRNPDLSLYHFYRSMRLFHDKHFASSSSWLTNLLIRGGVGLLYRLQRLRVRLLGRHGGGSKY; this comes from the coding sequence GTGAAGCGACTGGCCGTCATCATCGTCAACCACAATTCCACCGACTACCTGCGCCGCTGCCTGGATTCCCTGCGCCGCCAAGGGGGCGAGCCTTCGTTTCAGACCGTCGTGGTCGACAACGCCTCCCGCGACCAGGACTTCAGCCAACTGCGGAAAGAACACCCCCGGGTGCGGTTTCTTCTCAATGCCGACAACCGCGGATTCTCGGCCGCCTGCAACCAGGGGGTCGAGGTTTGCCAATCGCGCTTTTGCCTCTTCCTCAATCCCGACTGCGAGGTGGAGCAGGACGCCCTGCGCCATCTCTGCGACTTCCTGCAATCCCATCCCGAGGCTGGAATCGTGGGGGGGCGGGTGCTCAATCCCGATGGAACCCTGCAACTGGCCTGCCGCCGCTCCATCCCGCGTCCGCGGGTGGCCCTCTTCCGTGTTCTGGGGCTCAGCCGCCTCTTTCCCAAGAGCCGCCTCTTCGGGGCCTACAACCTGACCTACCTGGACGAGAAGCAACCGGCCCGGGTGGAAGCCGTCTCGGGATCGTTCCTGGCCTTCCGCCGCCGCCTCTACCGTGAGGCCGGGCCCATGGACGAGGATTTCTTCCTCTACGGCGAGGACCTCGATTTCTGCTACCGGGCCGCCCAGGCGGGCTGGCAGGTCCACTACATTCCTCAGGCCGTGGCCATTCATCACAAGCAGAAAAGCGCCTCCCGCAACCCCGACCTCAGCCTTTATCACTTCTACCGCTCAATGCGGCTTTTTCACGACAAGCACTTCGCCTCTTCGTCTTCCTGGCTCACCAACCTTCTGATTCGAGGGGGCGTGGGGTTGCTCTACCGGTTGCAGCGCCTGCGGGTCCGCCTGCTGGGCCGCCACGGCGGGGGCTCCAAGTATTGA